Proteins encoded by one window of Lacerta agilis isolate rLacAgi1 chromosome 11, rLacAgi1.pri, whole genome shotgun sequence:
- the GPR150 gene encoding probable G-protein coupled receptor 150, with amino-acid sequence MEDTFNPDSLAVGPNLSSIAIPGWNLNISSHGATLGQPSARTLSAGAILLLALVGNGLLLHRLRCGGCCCAARFGRRRKMDFLLAHLAIADLYGCGLVLLSQLPPADVEPGQAAWPAEDATCRLLWFLQGSGLLAPSHMLVLIAIERHHMVRGPAHPPLSFLPSRGALAALGWLLALLLALPQAFVYRLAPLESGGRCLSIFAQRPRWHGQTYAVYWAVAGFVAPACLLGGTCGRILSTLGGAPGAKDDDDAEPSRGAAGSARHYGAELPGASAAPRPLLLRLLPVAKCALSSPPAPRSLPRARARALQLTLALATLFALCGFPRFLLELALAFASSESGGGGADEARAALGSIMAATNSALNPYVCLLFHSHGPWARRLQRRLCRCPNGQPRRRARHRHRPPPPQAAAERPGRWLCPCQTKPPTVSTVVHLEAGRKNQERTYGE; translated from the coding sequence ATGGAGGACACGTTCAACCCGGACAGCCTTGCAGTCGGACCCAACTTATCCAGCATCGCGATTCCTGGGTGGAACTTGAACATTTCGTCCCACGGGGCTACTCTGGGGCAGCCTAGTGCGCGGACCCTGTCGGCGGGCGCGATCCTGCTGCTAGCGCTGGTGGGCAACGGCTTGCTCTTGCACAGGCTGCGCTGCGGAGGGTGCTGCTGCGCGGCCCGCTTCGGACGGCGGCGCAAGATGGATTTCCTGCTGGCACACTTGGCCATCGCCGACCTCTACGGATGCGGGCTGGTGCTGCTCTCCCAGCTTCCGCCGGCCGACGTGGAGCCGGGGCAAGCGGCGTGGCCTGCAGAGGACGCCACTTGCCGCCTCCTGTGGTTCCTGCAAGGCTCCGGGCTGCTGGCGCCCTCGCACATGCTCGTCCTGATCGCGATCGAGCGACACCACATGGTGAGGGGCCCCGCGCACCCGCCGCTCTCTTTCCTGCCCTCCCGGGGCGCTTTGGCGGCGCTGGGGTGGCTGCTGGCTCTGCTGCTCGCCTTGCCGCAAGCCTTCGTCTATCGGCTGGCACCTCTCGAGTCCGGGGGCCGTTGCCTCAGCATCTTCGCACAGCGGCCCCGCTGGCACGGCCAGACATACGCCGTGTACTGGGCCGTCGCGGGCTTCGTGGCGCCCGCCTGCCTCCTGGGCGGGACCTGCGGCCGCATCCTCAGCACGCTCGGCGGCGCACCCGGCGCCAAGGACGACGACGACGCCGAGCCGTCGCGGGGGGCAGCGGGCAGCGCCCGCCACTACGGCGCGGAGCTTCCCGGCGCCTCCGCCGCTCCTCGCCCGCTCTTGCTGCGGCTCCTGCCCGTCGCCAAGTGCGCGCTGTCCTCGCCGCCTGCGCCGCGGAGCCTGCCCCGCGCGCGGGCCCGGGCGCTGCAGCTAACGCTGGCGCTGGCCACGCTGTTCGCGCTCTGCGGCTTCCCGCGCTTTCTCCTGGAGCTCGCCTTGGCCTTCGCCTCCTcggagagcggcggcggcggcgccgacGAAGCGCGGGCGGCCCTGGGGAGCATCATGGCGGCCACCAACAGCGCCCTCAACCCCTACGTGTGCCTCTTGTTCCACAGCCACGGCCCGTGGGCGCGGCGCCTCCAGCGCAGGCTGTGCCGCTGCCCTAACGGGCAACCCCGACGGCGGGCTCGCCACCGGCatcgcccgccgccgccgcaagCGGCTGCCGAGCGCCCTGGACGCTGGCTGTGTCCTTGCCAGACCAAGCCGCCCACCGTCTCCACGGTCGTCCACCTCGAGGCGG
- the LOC117055124 gene encoding Rieske domain-containing protein-like codes for MNEDSSVETSKKKEDRSPICVGREDDIKKLRRTTVVIHDREVVVFYHDGRFYALDCRCYHTGGPLHEGDIEDINGQPCIICPWHRYKITLATGEGLYQAINPREPSPKPKWKSKGVKQRTHRVTVDSGNVYVTLSDTDDNIDSDHYANIHNRTILPPKQK; via the exons ATGAATGAGGACAGCTCTGTTGAAACATCTAAAAAGAAGGAAGACAGAAGTCCAATTTGTGTTGGCAGAGAAGATGATATTAAAAAACTACGAAGGACAACAGTGGTCATCCATGACAGAGAAGTTGTTGTTTTCTATCACGATGGAAGGTTTTATGCTCTGGATTGCCGCTGTTACC ATACAGGAGGTCCCTTGCATGAAGGAGATATAGAG GACATCAATGGACAGCCATGCATTATTTGTCCCTGGCACAGGTATAAAATAACTCTGGCAACAGGTGAAGGATTGTATCAAGCAATAAACCCCAGGGAGCCATCTCCGAAACCCAAATGGAAGTCGAAAGGAGTAAAACAGAGGACTCATAGAGTTACTGTGGACAGCGGAAATGTTTATGTGACTCTTTCAGATACAGATGACAATATAGATTCTGATCATTATGCTAACATACACAATAGGACAATACTGCCTCCCAAACAAAAATAG
- the LOC117055298 gene encoding spermatogenesis-associated protein 9-like has translation MSLRPIGWICGELVRKFAGQAQIIQRVVLEIIDEIRDEFPNLLRLTSSNQDGNRTVQQSRSVVARVFYSAHAVMVSSSKSIAKFVQPHLLQKLTDLQRVSHNLLHKLNAPKQPLYKMKTVSINKALGRIKSIIETEKSSRESSSDGLDADGFPRVREMASESATSSAHEISSELTIKESPSSGSIHTLLSAIDKENEQ, from the exons ATGTCTCTCAGGCCAATTGGCTGGATATGTGGAGAGCTGGTCAGGAAATTTGCTGGACAAG CCCAGATAATACAGAGAGTCGTCTTGGAAATTATAGATGAGATTAGGGATGAATTCCCCAATTTACTGAGACTGACAAGCTCAAACCAG GATGGCAATCGCACCGTGCAGCAGTCTAGATCTGTTGTGGCGAGAGTGTTCTATTCCGCTCATGCGGTAATGGTTAGCTCTTCAAAATCAATAGCTAAATTTGTGCAGCCACACCTTCTTCAAAAATTGACGGACCTGCAAAGAGTATCACATAATCTCTTGCATAAACTGAATGCTCCCAAACAACCTCTTTATAAAATGAAG ACAGTCTCCATTAATAAAGCACTGGGAAGAATTAAAAGCATAATTGAAACAGAAAAGAGCTCCAGGGAAAGCAGCAGTGATGGTCTCGATGCAGATGGATTTCCCAGAGTCAGGGAAATGGCAAGCGAGTCTGCAACTTCCTCTGCACACGAAATATCTTCAGAGTTGACTATTAAGGAATCACCAAGCAGCGGAAGCATCCATACACTACTTTCGGCAATAGATAAAGAAAATGAACAATAA